Below is a window of Tolypothrix bouteillei VB521301 DNA.
TTCCTTTTGGCTTTACTTACGCCGGAATATTGCTCATAACTGGTACGTTGATAAGCGACAGAAGGGGGTAGGATTTGTCAGCAGAGATGAAGCTCATATTCTTTACAACACAGCCTTAAAATTTCAAGGAAAAAAAGCTTTAGAAATAGGCTGTTGGATGGGTTGGTCTGCTTGTCATTTAGCTCTAGGAGGCGTGGAGCTAGATGTTATCGACCCCATGCTATCCCAGCAATTATTTCATGAAAGCGTCACAGATTCGTTGAAGCGAGCAGGGGTGAAGGAAGCTGTAAATTTAATACCAGGACGTAGCCCTCAAAAAGTAGAAGAGTTAGCAAATAAATTGCAACGAAAATGGTCATTGATATTTATAGACGGTCATCACGAAGCACCAGCACCGCTTGAGGATACCATCATTTGCGAACAAGTTGCAGAAGAAGATGCCTTAATTTTATTTCACGATTTAGCTTCTCCCGATGTCGGTCAAGGATTGAACTACTTGAAAGAAAAAGGCTGGAACACAATGGTGTATCAAACCATGCAAATCATGGGAGTTGCATGGCGGGGAAATGTCGAACCTGTCATACATGAGCCAGACCCTAAAATTAACTGGGAATTACCTCCACATTTACAACATTATTCTGTGAGCGGTTTAATTCCGAATGTAGCGGGAAATAAATTTGAAAAAATTCTCAAATCGCTTCTACCATATCATTTCCAAAAAGAGGCAAAGCTATTGTCGCTGTACAGTCAGGCACAGCAAATACAGTATTATCTTTCTTGGCTACCACAAATGTTAATACGGTCAATGGCAAAAAAATAATCCCCTGACTGGCGATCGCTCATCAGTCATACTGAATAGAGTTTACTCAATGACTCGTGCAGTTATCATGGGAAAACTCAATTGCTTGCTTTGGCAATTATCAGTGACCACCTGACTGGCGATCGCTCATCAGTCATACTAGATTCTGTAGTTGTATTCAAAACTGGGTGAGAGTGAAAAGCGTACAACTTATTCCTCTCTATTTCTCCACATACCCAGGTTTAAAGAAGCATTTAATCCGCAAGTTAGCTATTAGTAACCATAGTAAATATTTTTTACATTCCGGTAGTATTATGCTCCAGCATTAGCCGTTCAGTTGTGCTTATCTCACTCTCCATCTTTACCTAAAGTTTCTGGCAAAGAGAGCGTGAATAAATTTCCTAATGAGACAAATATCCCATTTATAACTAGAAAATTTTTCTTCCAATTCAAATATTTAAAATTCTCATAAATTCCGTAAGAAATAATATCTTCAAAATCAGATAAAATCTGACGAATCTCTTCCTACACTGCTAAGACAGTCGTTTCAATCTAGGGAAAAAAGCGGATTTCAAGCTGCTAGTCACACCCTCGAGTTACGAAGACAAACTCGGTGGTAGAGATGACACTCACAACACTTAGGAAACAACTTTTAACATTTCAAAACATGACCCGATTTCTTCATGACCAATTTGCCAAAGATTATCTCGAAAAATTACTCCAATCCTATGGCGAACTACAAGTGCCAAGACGGGTCAGCGCAGAGGTCAGAGAAATCGATATTTTCTTTGCACCCACACCGACGACTACAGAACAATTAGAAACTTTAGGATTGTTAGGTAGAATCGCCGCACTCCCTGCTATCTTAGAACCATTTCGCAATGCCGCATCTAGCGAAGAAATTTGTGATTGTTTGCTCAAACTGTTACAAATTAAGGGAGAATTGCGGCGAGAAGCCAAGCGCAACAACGTCTCTTTAGCAGACTCAGCTATTCCCAAACTTTGGATACTCACACCGACCGCTTCACGTCAATTACTTTCAGGATTTGGAGCAACTAGAGCCGATGATTGGGTGAGTGGAGTGTACTTCATCGCTGATAGTTTCAGAACCGCGATCGTGGCGATTCATCAACTACCACTTACCCCAGAAACACTATGGTTGAGAATGTTGGGCAGAGGAAAAGTACAAAGCCAAGCCATTGATGAATTAGAAGCATTACCCGTCAGCCATCCGTTTCGTCAAGCCACGTTAGAATTGTTGTACACCCTCAGGCAGAATTTAGCAGTACAAACAATTTCAGAACCAGAAGATCGGGAGTTGATTATGAGATTAGCACCACTTTATCAGCAAGAGCGCGAACTTGCCAAACTTGAAGGAAAACTTGAAGGACGACTTGAAGGAAAACTTGAAGGACGCCTTGAAGGAAAACTTGAAGGACAAAGGCAAGTTGTAGAAAACTTGTTAAGAGTTCGTTTTGGTTCTGTTGATGCACAACTGGCGGCAATTATTGAAGCAATATTAGCTTTGCCACCAGAAGAATTTACGCCATTACTCGTGCAGTTATCGCGGCAAGATTTAATTGCTCGCTTTGGCAATAGTCAGCAATTGTCTGATAACTGAACCATCATAAGAGCCATCATTCATACCGATCGCGTCGTTGTATTCACGACCGGGTGCGAGTGGAAAGCGTGCGAGCTGTTCCACTTGATTTCTCTACATCCCCGGTTTTTTTTCTTAGCATGACAGTTGTGTGCTCGCACGCTCGGTATTGCCTCAATTTTTCTAGCAACAGAGAATATACAAATTGCTTGATGAGAGAGATATCTCGTTCATAAATGCGAGATTTTTCTGCCATCTTAACTATTGAAAATTCTTATAATTTCTGAGAAAAATTATGTCTTCAAAACAAGATAGAATCTGACGAATCTCTTGCCACAGTGCTTGGACAGTCGTTTCAATCTAGGGAAAAAAGCGGATTTCAAGCTGCTAGTCACACCCGCGAGTTACGAAGACAAACTCGGTGATGGAGATGACACTCACAACACTCAGGAAAAAACTCTCAACATCTCAAAACATGACCCGATTTCTTCATGACCAATTTGCCAAAGATTATCTCGAAAAATTACTCCAATCCTATGGCGAACTACAAGTGCCAAGACGGGTCAGCGCAGAAGTCAGAGAAATCGATATTTTCTTTGCACCCACACCGACCACTACAGAACAGCGAGAAACTTTAGGATTGTTAGGTAGAATCGCCGCACTCCCTGCTATCTTAGAACCATTTCGCAATGCCGCATCTGCCGAAGAAATTTGTGATTGTTTGCTCAAACTGTTACAAATTAAGGGAGAATTGCGGCGAGAAGCCAAGCGCAACAACGTCTCTTTAGCAGACTCAGCTATTCCCAAACTTTGGATACTCACTCCCACAGCTTCACG
It encodes the following:
- a CDS encoding class I SAM-dependent methyltransferase — its product is MIEKTVKVIEGGILPEGDYVSPGFSIIQPDSCFPNMILGNTYDSFWLYLRRNIAHNWYVDKRQKGVGFVSRDEAHILYNTALKFQGKKALEIGCWMGWSACHLALGGVELDVIDPMLSQQLFHESVTDSLKRAGVKEAVNLIPGRSPQKVEELANKLQRKWSLIFIDGHHEAPAPLEDTIICEQVAEEDALILFHDLASPDVGQGLNYLKEKGWNTMVYQTMQIMGVAWRGNVEPVIHEPDPKINWELPPHLQHYSVSGLIPNVAGNKFEKILKSLLPYHFQKEAKLLSLYSQAQQIQYYLSWLPQMLIRSMAKK